TGCTATTGGCTTTGACTTTTAACCTTTCTTTTTGCTTACCGAGGCATAACTAGTACTCAGTGATCGTGAGAGTTATGCTGAAgatgctgttttgttgtcatacatattttatcatttgtttcaacagaagacacagTGCAACATGAACAGACCCTAATGACGCATTCGATGAATTGTTAATACGATTTGCTCATGATTGCTGAAATATTTCCTCTTTCCCTCAAGAACTGTTATTTTGGTTGTAAACATCTCATGACCACACCCTCCAAGCCTTGATTtgtaaaatgctttattttgtaAGGCTTCTGTTTAGGATGCTGTTTCTGTCACCGCTAAGAAAAGGGCTGTTTTGTCAGTATCTTTTTTTAATGCGCTAAATCTGCAGgaacatttcctgacaccacaGACACTGCTGACACCCACACAATAGCCTGCAGACATTTGCTCCACATTTCTTCTCACCTTCTCTTTACTAGcattaagaaaaataagaagagTATACATAAATCAATGCACAAAGTGGCACTCTACAAAGCTTTATGATATGAGGTTTTGACTGGAAAACATGATTTGAAAACTGTAGACCAGCAGTCTTTAATTCGGGATGGGAATCATAGTCGTTCTCCTCTTTGTCTAAATGCTTTAAAGTAATGCCCATAATGAACATTACCTGTGAACCAGTAGGTGTTGTCAGTATAACCTTTAAGAGCCTGCGTGCTCCTGTTCCCTGTTGTCAGTGCATCTGTTTATCAGAGCTGTTGATGGCTGTTCCCCGCCATTTAAGagtgagaaggaaaaaaaggtaaaaatatgTTCTGACATTCATTCAGACAAAAGTCTGTCCTTGGatagtgtttgtgtatttgtagtTGTGCATTACACTGTGTGAGACAGTGTGCCTACAGGCTCAGATGCCCTTTAAGTTTGCATGACTGCCTTTGTTTGTATATGTGGTGACTGAGAGAGTGATGTAAGGAGTCCTGCTTCATGATAGCCCAGCCGTGGCCCTGTCTTCTGTGAATCTCTGCTGTCATCTGAGTCATTAAAATGGGGGGATTCCAGATAACAGACTCTAAGGGGAAGTAATATGAATGGCTTTTAGAGTGGCCgcttacagtattaatgaggttgAGTCTTAGTGTAGAGAATGTTATTAATATGGTGGCCACCTTGCATAATTGATGGGATGGGGGGATGTTAATATTCTGACAAAAAGAATGAACAAAGAGGGAGTCGgaatttttaaaatctgaattatGTCTCTTCCCCAAATCTATCACAGGCCTTTCTCTATTTTTCGTCCATCAGTCTGCAAAAGGGATGAACTCTTGTGTTTGCACTTAAGACCTCAGCCAGCCCTCTGGCTGTAACAGCGGATGTCTGTCAGGGGCGCAGCTGGAGACTCTCCAGGGTGGAGAAAGGAGGCGAGAGACGCTTGGGGAAAGTGTGAATATGGAGGGATTGGAAaggggttgaaaaaaaaaatatgtcaaGATTAGGTAAATTAAGTGATGAAATAATAaaggaagttgtgttttttttttaaagacaagaTAGCCTCcagtaataaaataaactcaaattaGCCAATTAGCGCCTTGAAATCAGTGTTTGTTGATGCGTAACAGGCGTCTGTCTGCAGGTGGAATAACGTTGATAACTTTATCTGCAGCACCCTTgagtgaaaaaatgaaataatccACAGCTCAGCGGCGTGCAATTAACGCAGAAACAGATGGGCGGATTTGAAACAGGTATGAGAGAACtaacacatcaaacacaccggcggaggagagagagaggggaggggagactGGCATGCAGACAGGTGCAAAGGTCAGGTGTAAATCCGgcactgtgtttgttgttgacGAGATAAACGTcgcctgttttcatttttgtggcATTGCCAAACACGGAGGTCCACACGTCCCGCCGGGGAAAGCTGCTAAATGTCACGGTGAGCGGGGCAGAGCGCACATGCAGACCATCAGAGACTGTGAGCCCCGGTTGAAAGAAACTGTTATCACCTCTTCTCAGTGGTATATTAATGATATagagaaaacatgacaactCCTATTAAAGATTTGACTAAATATAGGCAAAGATTAATATTCACATGACGTAATTTGGAAACAGAGTAACTACAGTACGCACACTTTGTTACAAATTGACGCAAAATCTGTAGAAAGGATCATTTGTCTTCGTTCAACGGACATTTGGCCACGTCTCCAGCTCCATATTTCGCCACCTCCTCCTCGCCACCTTGGAGTGTGAGGAGTCGCTCTCTATCCACCCATCATCCACTAGCAGCATCCGAGTGACTCACTGTCCTTTCTCCCCGTCTCCCGAGATGCCAGGCGCTGTCATTGCCGTGGGCGGACCGGGCGTGGGTGAGAGTGGCAGCGCaccaggagaggaagaaagattATGTGGGCGGTGGACGCTCATGTTGGCCCAGTGGCCCGGGTGAAGCGAGAGGGCACGCGGTCTCGCGAGGCCACACGTCTTCACAGCATACAATTTGTTTAAAGAGAGGCATAGTTTTAATGTCGGCATACAAGTGGATGCATCATTGTTGTATTTATAATCTCGGTAACTTAGCAACACTGTTTTCTGGAGGCGCGTCTTTACTGCACAGAAACAATTGAATAGTGTCAAGATTTATGTCTATCTCTGTCGTGCTGACTGAAGCAGGGTTAAGGTCTCATCCAATTAATTTGAATCAAATTTAAATCTGAATGTAATTGAGGAACATGGTTCTGAGGCCGGAGTAATTAGAGGGCAGCCAGCTGCTACGATGCGCATGCGCTGTTCAGACCTTTCTGCAGGTTACAGCGTCAATACAGTCTTTGTTGGAAAAGTGGAATCTTATAATGTGTGTCTTGTCTTGCCACCTGAAACAGGTCTGGCAGCTGTAGGCTAATTTGTATATATTGATTTAATGTGTATTATATAGGGCACTGTGTATAAATATCCTTCCAAGATGTCGTTCTTACGTGATGTGGTTATTTTACTTATTAGTGCCTGCAGAACCATTAGAGGCCAGTGTTGTATTTTTGCCAGATGCAGAAAGAGGTCACATCTGGAGCATCTTGTCTGTGACCCGGTTAGCCTCGTCACCAGTGAACATGCCACATGATCATCACCGGCGTTGTGTTTTATGAGGGGACGAACCTGTGACGCGAAGGGCTCTGCAGCACCCACCACGTCCAATAGCGGTGTGAGCACAGAGCACTGTCAGCTGTCACTGTGGGGGAAAGGTGATAGGaaggagcagaaaatgtgtgtttgtgctgacaaaAGTCCCCCGTGTCCCAGCGCTTTAACTCGTGAACAGACACAAGGTGAAACAGCCAGACTCACAGCACTGTTGGTGTGAggcgccccccccccccccccccccccccccattccCTACCCCCCAATTCACCTGTCACTTCCTTTTTCTTGTGACATAAACTCGAATATGTCCTAATAAAACCCCTTCATTACTGAGAGATGCTGCACTCAAACCAGTTCGcatggaggttttttttttttttttttttttacagtgggtttatttattaatttatcagCTCCCTTTTATTTCCAAAAAATATATACTCTCTCTGCATGTATCAGAAATCAGATTTTTCCGTTTGGCTAGAGGGCTCCTGGGTAATTGTGAGTTTCCATCAGCGGGGAAGTCTAAACGCCAGGCTGGTTCATAAATCAGATTCCCAGCGCACAATGAAAAGGGCGGTGGCGctgagaaaaagagggaaaacgATTGTGTCGAATCGCATTTGCCCAAAATCAGCTGTGTGCAGATGACATTGCCCGCTCCGTGTGTGGCGTCCAGATGTGCAGATGGATAAAACGCCAGAGTTTTcgcctttttgtgtttttattctttttattagATGACGCTCAATCATTTTATCGGAGGTGCTGAAATGCAGCCAGCACCGCTCGAGCGAGTGGCTCCCCCTCCCCTTTTGCCCACAGACACCATCACCACATcgcagggagggagagggagagggagagaaagagagagagagaccaatAGGCAGCATCAGTGAAAGTCAGCCTTGCTGGGAGGATAGAGAAATTTAATAACAGCACCCGTACAGACAAAGGAAAACATGGATGCACAGGGGAAAATTCCCTCTAAACACGCACCAGAGAGGATGCGGTGGTCGTCCTGCACATAGACGGAGTTATGCACGGACTATTCCCTCGTTTTTAATGAGGCGGGTGGGGACGCACAGCAAGCTGAAAAGGCGGAAAGATTTCTCAAACCCGTCTGCAAATTCTGCCTGCCTGCGATGGCTGTGACGGCGCGATGCTGTTACAGTCTAAAGGAGAATGTGCCTTTGTCCTTATATTTGGTTATTTTCGTACTCAGTGGCCTTACAAATGCACAAATCCGATACTCCATCCCCGAGGAGCTGGAGAACGGCGCACTGGTCGGTGACATTGTCCGAGATTTGGGTCTGGACCTGAGGAAACTTTCCACCCGCCGAATTCGGATCACGTCGGACAGCGGCCGGAGATATTTCACCATAAATCACAAAACTGGAAAACTGGTGGTGAGTGACCGCATTGACCGAGAGACAGTTTGTGAATTCAGTGGCACCTGTTCGCGCAACCTGGAGGTGGTTTTGGAGAATCCACTAGAGGTGCACAACGTGGAGGTGGAGATTTTGGACGTGAACGATAACGCGCCACAGTTCCCTCGAGATGAATATCAGCTCGAGGTGTCGGAGTCCGCTCTCACCGGGTCACGCTTCCACATCGAAGGAGCTCAGGATGCAGATGATGGCTCCAACTCTGTGAAGCAGTACCGCCTCAGCCCAAACGACCACCTAACCCTGGACTCTATTAAGCCCTTTGCCAATAATAAGCACATCGAGCTTATTCTCAAAAAGCCCTTTGACCGCGAGCAGATGCCATCTCATCAGCTCATCCTGACAGCGATGGATGGAGGCACCCCACAGAGAACTGGCACGGCCAAAATCAATGTACGTATCCTTGATGCCAATGACAACGTGCCTGCGTTTGACAGCTCCGTGTACAAAGTGAAACTGTCTGAAAACTCTCCAAAGGGCGCACTTGTCATCAAGTTAAATGCAACAGATCCTGATGAGGGCTCCAATGGGGACGTGTTTTACTCCTTCAGCAGTTACACGCCAGAAAGAGTCAGACAGATGTTTTCCATGGACACAGACACAGGGGAAATTCGTGTGAAAAACAATATAGACTATGAGGAGACAAACTCATATGAAATGTACATCCAGGCTATGGACAAGGGGCCGGCTCCTGTGGCAGTTCACTGTAAAGTAGTTGTAGAAGTTTTGGATGTCAATGACAACATTCCTGAGATTGTACTGTCTTCACTCTCCAGCCCTGTGCGAGAGGATGCCCGGGCTGACACGGTTGTAGCATTGATCAGCGTGAACGACCGAGACTCTGGACCAAATAAACAAGTCACCCTGGAGATCATGCCCAATTTGCCTTTCAGGATCAAGTCCTTCCGGAACCACTACACCATCGTCACATCCGCTTTCCTGGACCGGGAAACCATCTCGTCCTACAACGTCACTGTCAATGCTGTGGATGGAGGCACACCACCCCTGTCATCGCAAATGACCTTTAAGGTGGACGTTGCAGATGTGAATGATAACCCACCTCGTTTTGAGCAAACATCATATACCGTTTATATCACAGAGAACAATGCCCCCGGTGCAGCTTTGTGCGTTGTGAAGGCCACAGATGCTGATGCTGCAGAAAATGCTCGCATCACCTATACTGTTCTTAATGACAACAACCACGGTATCCCTGTAGCCAGCTACGTCAGCATCAAACCTAATACAGGTGAGGCCTATGCCCTGCGAGCCTTTGACTTTGAGAAGCTACGAGAGTTTCACTTTCAGGTTAAAGCCCAGGACAACGGTGTGCCTCCGCTCAGCCGTGTAGCCACAGTGTATGTTTACATTATGGATCAGAACGATCATGCGCCCAGGATCGTCTACCCACCGTCCAATGGGAGCCgcaccacagagacactgatgaAAAATGCTGAAGCAGGTGTGTTGGTCAGCAAGGTGACGGCGTGGGATGGTGATGCAGGGCAGAATGCTTGGCTGCTCTACGCCCTGGAGCAGACCAACACAGACGTTGACCTGTTTAAGGTGCACGAGTACACAGGTGAGATCCGCACCACAAGACGTGTCATCGAGGACAACTCCACCTCCTTCGTTTTGACAGTGCGGGTGCGTGATAATGGTCTACCACCactctcctccaccaccaccatccatGTGCACGTCTTGGAGCTGCCACCAAAGTTAGCCCCTGACCCCAAGCGCATCATCAGGCCCAACAGCCCCCTAATGTTTTCCAATGTCACCCTCTACCTCATTATTGCCCTGAGTGCCACAACCTTTGTGTTCCTCGTCACCGTCTTCGTGCTGGCCATTGTGCGTTGCCATGCCTACTGCACCCAGCCCGGCTCCTGCTCCCCATGTTGCGTGTCAAAGAAGAGTGTTCCAGAGGGGGGCACCCAAGCAGGTGGCGGCGGGGGTGGAGgaagagctgcaggtggaggaggtggtggaggagggggaggaggaggaggaggaggaggtggtggtggtggtggaggcggAGGCGCAGGTGGAGGGCAACCAAACAACAATGTGGCCCTGCGCCGTGACCTCAAAGTGGAACCGCATTATATTGAAGTGCGGGGAAATGGGTCTTTGACCAAAACATACTGTTACAAGACATGCCTGACCGCCACATCAGGAAGTGACACTTTTATGTTCTACAACACGGGACGGCCACACAGTGGCACCTGGGGCTCGGGCTACGTCACCAGCCACAGTGGACAGAGCCAGTTATTTGTGCGGCGTCTGAGTATGCCAGACGCAACTGCcattcaggtgtgtgtctggtgtgatgtttgtgtttgttattttagaTTTCCTCACAACAGTAAATGACACACAAAGCACAGGCCATAAAAGGAAAATTCTCAGAGAGTTATGGCTCAGCTTTTGCTTTAGGGCGGTGTTCTTGCAGTAGGATTGCAGTTGACATTTATGGCTCTGGAGCTGTTGAAGCCTTTCGTCTGTGAGGtttaacaatacattttcttgCTTCTATTTCAGATAGATTGTTTTGTGAGGCATATGAACATTTGATAAGTATAAGGGCACTCCCAGGATCTACTTGGTCATTAAAGATCTCTCAGACAAGTTTACATGATCTGTGTCTATCAGGATGAAAAAGGAGACACCACCATTTTGTTTGAGTAAATGCTTCTGTTATTACTTTTAGTGGTTGTTACATTACGTGCCATTTATCTTGAGGTCTGCATCTTAAGCTGGCATACTCAAGTGTGGGTAGCTTCTCTTGGTTGTGTGTTTACTTGAGTGGGCAGGTGGGCGCACTCTAGAtagtgtctttgtgtgtgttcctcgCTTGCTAAAGAGCATTTGTTTGGTGATTCAGAGTGCAAAATGTTAAAGTGCACCTGTCCTCCACAGTTCTGCAGAGATATGCATCAAAATAGTTTTAAAGAGCcatttctcactctttctctgctccctgttacttcttcttcttgctaCAAAACCGTACATTTCAGTAGCTCTTTCACCTTTGACCCCACACAGCCAGTGCCATTTGTCCGCTATGGGCAGTGTGCCACAACATTCCAGTCCAGTAAGTCCAGAGGGCATTCAGTGGTCACTTCTATAGAGAGGGAGAGTCTAGGAAACAGTGCAGCCTTTGCCAGCTACTAGGGCCACAAGTCCCACTGCACCAAAATATCCTCTTCTGGTCACGTACCTCCTCTCTGGTACTGAGCGGTAAGCCAGAGTTTGGGAAATCGGTGAGGAAGGCAGGAGAGAGGCAGAGTTTCATTCAGATTGGAGCTTCATTTCATGGTTTCTTGgatttgttttcctcatgtAAAAACATGCACAGAGTTGTTTGCATAATTTCTGGTTGTAGTAGAAACAGTATTATTAGGATAAAACAAACACCATTTGTTTTCTACATTATAGTGTTTGCCTCTCCAGGTCTGTCTGCAGAAAAGCAGATGAGCatataatgcagaaaatgataAAAGGATGAGAAgaggaataaagaaatgtttgagATAATTGCTCCCTTAACACTTCACGTGTTCCTCATTAGATGCCAGTCATGTTTGTTCTTGCGGTGTAATTAactgatgtgtttctctgtgctgtgcGTGGATTGGCTGGCTCTGCGCAGATGAGGCGGGGGATGAAAGGTGATTGGACACAGTGTTGATGGCGGAGGTGTGAGCTCTGTATCCATGCTAGGAGTGCTCACTCAGAGGGAGGGGGAATAATGAAGGAAAAGGCGAGAAAAGGGTTGAGTAGCCAAACCAAAAGCTTTCTTTATTCCCTGATTTACAATGTACAGCCAGGCAAGGAAATGAATACAGTTAAAACCCGTGGgattttctattctatttccACTTAATTTGGTTTCTTCTTTTCCAATGATGAAACACAATGTATTGATTTCTCCTTCTCAGTACGAGTCAgatgtttgtttcttctttttgtctatttttgtttacatttaccGTGTGGCGACTGGTAACTTTCTAGTTTTGCATACATGTCTTCCCTTGAGAGTATATCAGACTGCGGACATGTTTAGGTTCCAGATGCTTGCAtctaatgtgtgtatgtgctagtgtgtgtgttttcatttaccCCCATAAACACCATACGGCCAAGCAGACCTCTCCCTTCGGCCACTGGCGTGCTGCAACAGGGCAAGCATTTAGCAAAGCCGTTTAATCCCATTTGTAGACAATCTGGTCTTATTTACAGTGCTTTTGTCTCATTCTCTTCCTGTGTAATTAATTCCACACTTGTATATTTTTCTTTGCATTATCAATCTAAACTATCGATCCAGCCACAGATTGCTTTATGAGGAGCGATTGTCTTCAAATATTCAAGTGCACCCTCAGTTTTCAGCATGTATAACTGTCTCCGATGCTGCAGTGCTGTGTGTCCCTGCACACATTCTGCTCTGTTTGATTGTCTCCAGGAGGAATACCAGGCTTCTCTCATTAAGACCAAATATTGGATTTCAAGGGTGATGAATGTCCACTGCAGACTCATAGAGGTCAATGCAGCTTCAGCAGCAAGTGAACATCTGTCATATTTGAAAGGAAATGGATTGCAAATGGGTCTCTTATGAACTGCATGGCCAAGCAGGGTGAATTGAGTGTTCTCAGTCAGATTGGGTTTGGCTCTTTCAGTGCTTTAGGTTGAGATGAGAGAAAATGCAATCTCTTCTCAGTTATGTTGTCAGGTTAACAGCCTATTTTGCTGCACTGTGAGCATTATTTTATAGTAGAATCTCAACCACATTTGGTGAGGCTTTATGATGTCGTATATTTGTGCTAATAGAATTTACTAGAAGCACACTGACATCTCATACTAGGATGCCAGTCGTGGTGTCTCTTTGTGTCCCTCTGTTCTGATGTGTCTGAGTCTAGCTGCACGGCCGAGGGGGTTAATTTGAtatctcccctccctcccccctccttcctccacctgTGACCTTCACAGGGGTGAGATGACGGAGGGCGGTGGGTGCAGGCTAAAATGTAGACCGGGCTCTGCACAGTTACCATGGTGAGATGTGTCAGACTGACTCAGGCAGACTGTGTGCCAGTGAAACTCAAGGTTTTGATCAGTGTAAAGAGGATATAACAGGGAGAAAGAACGCAACAGCACAGGAGAGGGGGTGGTGAATCTACAGAGGCAGAGTAGAGGAAGGGAGGGGCGAGTGGTGAGAAGGAAAATTACAGCAGAAGCCATGATGTAGCATCACTGAAAACATCTTGATACTTAAGTTATTTTATGATGCCTGATGTtcacattttgaatt
This window of the Pagrus major chromosome 18, Pma_NU_1.0 genome carries:
- the LOC141013153 gene encoding protocadherin alpha-C2-like isoform X1; translated protein: MAVTARCCYSLKENVPLSLYLVIFVLSGLTNAQIRYSIPEELENGALVGDIVRDLGLDLRKLSTRRIRITSDSGRRYFTINHKTGKLVVSDRIDRETVCEFSGTCSRNLEVVLENPLEVHNVEVEILDVNDNAPQFPRDEYQLEVSESALTGSRFHIEGAQDADDGSNSVKQYRLSPNDHLTLDSIKPFANNKHIELILKKPFDREQMPSHQLILTAMDGGTPQRTGTAKINVRILDANDNVPAFDSSVYKVKLSENSPKGALVIKLNATDPDEGSNGDVFYSFSSYTPERVRQMFSMDTDTGEIRVKNNIDYEETNSYEMYIQAMDKGPAPVAVHCKVVVEVLDVNDNIPEIVLSSLSSPVREDARADTVVALISVNDRDSGPNKQVTLEIMPNLPFRIKSFRNHYTIVTSAFLDRETISSYNVTVNAVDGGTPPLSSQMTFKVDVADVNDNPPRFEQTSYTVYITENNAPGAALCVVKATDADAAENARITYTVLNDNNHGIPVASYVSIKPNTGEAYALRAFDFEKLREFHFQVKAQDNGVPPLSRVATVYVYIMDQNDHAPRIVYPPSNGSRTTETLMKNAEAGVLVSKVTAWDGDAGQNAWLLYALEQTNTDVDLFKVHEYTGEIRTTRRVIEDNSTSFVLTVRVRDNGLPPLSSTTTIHVHVLELPPKLAPDPKRIIRPNSPLMFSNVTLYLIIALSATTFVFLVTVFVLAIVRCHAYCTQPGSCSPCCVSKKSVPEGGTQAGGGGGGGGGGGGGGGGGGGGGGAGGGQPNNNVALRRDLKVEPHYIEVRGNGSLTKTYCYKTCLTATSGSDTFMFYNTGRPHSGTWGSGYVTSHSGQSQLFVRRLSMPDATAIQPKVPSADWRYSASLRAGGVMQSSVHMEESSVMQGAQGVLVQNWPTASSAADAEGGEVSPPMGAGVDSNSWHFRYGPGGPGAPPQHLKPGEVPPEAFIIPGSPAIISIRQNQGGEDDKSDFITFGKKEEAKKKKKKKKEKKDKKDKGKDDGDE